In Dysidea avara chromosome 3, odDysAvar1.4, whole genome shotgun sequence, a single window of DNA contains:
- the LOC136248915 gene encoding uncharacterized protein, which yields MIIEADNYLMAKNKEMTISAEQTSTNQQQTQASVYGNAESQSNHEQPITSTLEPESPCRDHSKEEQSPLFANGQCTQNTPPSSSGNPTGFAVENSQQQLLNCVVENAEESSGERKLLEIEHFPTCSDTITIFSSKMNCHTGLLSPTPSLPPTNSPPPTEGKSLAQSLPSTDKGDKRDPPNTNLLNYRVVAAGNIVNEESVKASNMDDEKWLQSNQAVHLLDSEDANKIKIAYKEEKPCSETELPCQLHTDCEDAKEEKSCLENYPQLVSDRLLSLMNRQLTSRFDETTTKKGDNTDLVVQNQNSDKSPSANEKYVDNLKPIIGFSAQCPCEKISDENRLLQHKSNSVTDREITTVQRPSLLEEAIFSLTYPPSIMLSVSRDSVTEGRCILRDVHLLPYTGNGFLCSREHATTWHPPVKTKPKTNFQTMRKHGSISTSPKEISKTVPLRHAATDKTSYTGTKQAKCIALMYPSSPTDSPNMHPWYRQWKITFNVKRQIIIGERRISTRGICVIATLHQLLQVIHKSSCLTSNCVTLPLEVVHDDDVDGTTTMDRDDQSQDSDDNDSDSESVNESPGGDGNQHEDKRNSSASGAGGSGTGSGGGNNNGDRDSDKNNSRDINDDDQDDDDEENDDNHPEEVESVCNELDSNESIVDITNDDDFLSSACVIHHHISPLPVILSLGRCQKTVFTENDLKKSPKAKPIQPHVDTIVVPNHRISRTQSSMVTGAIPGTKMADSNADCCCSSIQQCSRGQPTIPGILFTNSQQYGIHSQQPEVLTLREEQGTEQFHVVGPVLQEQNSEEVIVVQMDGFLQQNYLVPTKEPQAKSEKLRRASV from the exons ATGATCATCGAAGCTGACAATTATCTGATGGCAAAAAACAAAGAGATGACTATTTCAGCAGAACAAACATCAACCAACCAGCAACAAACACAGGCCTCAGTATACGGCAATGCTGAATCTCAGTCAAACCATGAACAGCCAATCACTAGCACACTGGAGCCTGAAAGTCCATGTAGAGATCACAGCAAGGAAGAACAAAGTCCATTATTTGCCAATGGTCAATGTACACAGAATACTCCACCATCTTCTAGTGGAAATCCTACAGGGTTTGCAGTAGAGAATAGTCAACAGCAACTACTGAATTGTGTTGTGGAAAATGCAGAAGAAAGCAGTGGGGAAAGAAAGCTGTTAGAAATCGAACACTTTCCTACATGTTCAGATACTATAACAATCTTCAGTTCAAAGATGAATTGTCACACTGGCTTACTGTCACCAACTCCAAGCTTACCTCCTACTAACAGTCCACCACCAACTGAAGGAAAGTCTTTAGCTCAAAGTCTACCCTCAACAGACAAAGGTGACAAAAGAGACCCACCAAATACCAACCTACTTAACTACAGGGTGGTGGCAGCAGGAAATATAGTCAATGAGGAATCTGTCAAAGCTTCAAACATGGATGATGAGAAGTGGTTGCAATCCAACCAAGCAGTGCATCTATTGGACAGTGAGGATGCTAACAAAATAAAGATTGCATACAAAGAAGAAAAACCTTGTTCAGAGACTGAACTGCCATGCCAACTACATACCGACTGTGAGGATGCAAAAGAAGAGAAAAGTTGTTTAGAAAACTACCCACAATTGGTCAGTGATAGGCTACTATCTTTGATGAACAGACAACTGACTTCACGGTTTGATGAAACCACCACAAAGAAAGGTGACAATACAGATTTAGTAGTGCAGAATCAAAATTCAGACAAGTCGCCATCTGCTAATGAAAAATATGTAGATAATCTAAAGCCTATCATAGGGTTTTCAGCACAATGCCCTTGTGAAAAGATCAGCGATGAAAACAGGCTGTTGCAGCATAAATCAAATTCTGTTACTGATAGAGAAATTACAACAGTACAGAGGCCATCTTTACTGGAAGAAGCAATTTTTTCACTGACATACCCACCATCCATAATGCTCAGTGTCAGCCGGGATAGTGTAACAGAAGGAAGATGTATTCTACGAGATGTTCACTTACTACCGTATACAGGGAATGGGTTTCTGTGCAGCAGGGAACATGCAACAACCTGGCATCCACCTGTTAAGACAAAACCGAAAACAAACTTTCAAACAATGAGAAAACATGGGTCAATATCTACAAGCCCCAAGGAGATTTCCAAGACTGTACCTCTTAGACATGCTGCAACAGATAAGACTTCTTATACTGGCACTAAGCAAGCTAAATGTATTGCTCTGATGTATCCCAGCAGCCCAACCGATTCACCCAACATGCATCCTTGGTATAGACAGTGGAAGATCACTTTTAATGTCAAACGGCAAATTATTATAGGAGAAAGAAGAATATCTACACGTGGAATATGTGTCATTGCCACACTTCACCAGCTCCTACAG GTCATACACAAGTCTTCATGTCTGACATCCAACTGTGTGACACTTCCGTTAGAAGTTGTtcatgatgatgatgttgatgGTACAACTACGATG GACCGAGATGACCAAAGTCAGGATAGTGATGATAATGATTCTGACAGTGAGAGTGTCAATGAATCCCCAGGAGGAGATGGAAATCAACATGAAGACAAACGTAACAGTAGTGCTAGTGGTGCTGGTGGAAGTGGTACAGGTAGCGGCGGTGGAAATAACAATGGAGATAGAGATTCTGACAAGAATAATAGCAGAGACATCAATGATGATGaccaagatgatgatgatgaggagaACGATGATAATCACCCTGAAGAAGTTGAAAGTGTTTGTAATGAACTGGATAGCAATGAATCCATTGTTGACATTACCAATGATGATGATTTCTTAAGCTCGGCTTGTGTCATACATCATCACATATCGCCACTGCCTGTCATATTGTCCCTTGGTAGATGTCAAAAAACTGTCTTCACTGAGAATGATTTGAAAAAATCTCCTAAA GCTAAACCGATACAACCTCACGTGGATACTATTGTAGTCCCTAATCACAGGATTAGTAGAACACAGTCATCAATGGTTACTGGTGCTATTCCTGGTACAAAG ATGGCAGATTCTAATGCAGACTGTTGCTGCTCAAGTATTCAACAATGTAGCAGAGGACAACCAACTATCCCTGGGATTTTATTTACCAACTCTCAG CAATACGGTATCCATTCTCAACAACCGGAAGTGTTAACATTGAGGGAAGAACAAGGAACTGAACAGTTTCATGTTGTTGGACCTGTGCTGCag GAACAAAACAGTGAAGAAGTTATAGTGGTTCAAATGGATGGATTTCTGCAGCAG AACTACTTGGTGCCTACCAAGGAACCACAAGCAAAGAGTGAAAAACTACGAAGAGCTTCAGTTTGA
- the LOC136248916 gene encoding uncharacterized protein isoform X2 produces the protein MACRKKTNFDRNRIVDAVPDVLQDRIQSLFRKLEDRESSNCKSIGSCKQLKNGLKTLLNLLRKVQTLRTSSDVEKYLANLRCLRVEFLAINNDTGMTGWTSEEAIGILDELRAYAGSRKDVTHSQQKVYETSASNNEPNFGTTYSPSSSLTSTIVDGYSNNGWQDGLNDENESDPNNSRPPADDLVPAVKNAQSPDNDDPPDGGPVEESTDTNNPPQNAALVMPDNNGIINQQNVVIDDPLIISEDIQDLQERIGLVSFLPYECGEHVAYQRPSNSTELLNPWTSQVTTNPVPVSGDPNNLDLIDTQQAEMVLSTEKHSLLPPNIRL, from the exons ATGGCATGTAGAAAGAAAACAAACTTTGACCGAAATAGGATAGTAGATGCAGTTCCTGATGTTCTGCAAGATAGGATTCAATCCCTTTTTCGAAAGTTGGAAGATCGTGAGAGTAGCAACTGTAAAAGTATTGGAAGCTGTAAACAATTGAAGAATGGATTGAAGACACTACTAAATCTTCTACGCAAAGTACAAACTTTGCGTACGTCTTCAGATGTAGAGAAGTATTTAGCAAATTTAAGGTGTCTTAGAGTAGAATTTCTTGCCATTAACAATGACACTGGAATGACTGGATGGACGAGTGAAGAAGCCATAGGAATCCTTGATGAATTAAGAGCTTATGCTGGGTCCAGGAAGGATGTGACACATTCACAACAAAAAGTTTATGAAACATCAGCAAGCAACAATGAACCCAATTTTGGCACTACTTATTCTCCTTCATCCTCTCTGACATCCACAATAGTAGACGGGTACAGTAATAATGGCTGG CAGGATGGTTTGAATGATG AAAATGAGTCAGATCCCAATAATAGTCGACCACCGGCTGATGATCTTGTTCCAGCAGTCAAGAATGCACAGTCACCTGATAATGATGATCCACCTGATGGTGGGCCTGTAGAAGAGAGCACTGATACAAATAACCCACCCCAGAATGCTGCTCTTGTTATGCCAGATAATAATGGAATCATTAACCAG CAGAATGTTGTTATTGATGATCCATTGATCATAAGTGAAGACATTCAAGATTTACAGGAGAGGATAGGATTAGTTTCTTTTCTTCCTTATGAATGTGGAGAACATGTGGCTTATCAAAGACCAAGCAACTCAACAGAACTGTTAAATCCATGGACCAGCCAAGTTACTACTAACCCTGTACCAGTGTCTGGTGATCCCAACAATCTTGATCTAATTGATACACAACAAGCAGAAATGGTTTTAAGCACTGAAAAACATTCATTATTACCTCCAAACATCAGATTATAA
- the LOC136248916 gene encoding uncharacterized protein isoform X1, with product MACRKKTNFDRNRIVDAVPDVLQDRIQSLFRKLEDRESSNCKSIGSCKQLKNGLKTLLNLLRKVQTLRTSSDVEKYLANLRCLRVEFLAINNDTGMTGWTSEEAIGILDELRAYAGSRKDVTHSQQKVYETSASNNEPNFGTTYSPSSSLTSTIVDGYSNNGWQDGLNDENESDPNNSRPPADDLVPAVKNAQSPDNDDPPDGGPVEESTDTNNPPQNAALVMPDNNGIINQVIHPLYQNVVIDDPLIISEDIQDLQERIGLVSFLPYECGEHVAYQRPSNSTELLNPWTSQVTTNPVPVSGDPNNLDLIDTQQAEMVLSTEKHSLLPPNIRL from the exons ATGGCATGTAGAAAGAAAACAAACTTTGACCGAAATAGGATAGTAGATGCAGTTCCTGATGTTCTGCAAGATAGGATTCAATCCCTTTTTCGAAAGTTGGAAGATCGTGAGAGTAGCAACTGTAAAAGTATTGGAAGCTGTAAACAATTGAAGAATGGATTGAAGACACTACTAAATCTTCTACGCAAAGTACAAACTTTGCGTACGTCTTCAGATGTAGAGAAGTATTTAGCAAATTTAAGGTGTCTTAGAGTAGAATTTCTTGCCATTAACAATGACACTGGAATGACTGGATGGACGAGTGAAGAAGCCATAGGAATCCTTGATGAATTAAGAGCTTATGCTGGGTCCAGGAAGGATGTGACACATTCACAACAAAAAGTTTATGAAACATCAGCAAGCAACAATGAACCCAATTTTGGCACTACTTATTCTCCTTCATCCTCTCTGACATCCACAATAGTAGACGGGTACAGTAATAATGGCTGG CAGGATGGTTTGAATGATG AAAATGAGTCAGATCCCAATAATAGTCGACCACCGGCTGATGATCTTGTTCCAGCAGTCAAGAATGCACAGTCACCTGATAATGATGATCCACCTGATGGTGGGCCTGTAGAAGAGAGCACTGATACAAATAACCCACCCCAGAATGCTGCTCTTGTTATGCCAGATAATAATGGAATCATTAACCAGGTGATTCACcctttgtat CAGAATGTTGTTATTGATGATCCATTGATCATAAGTGAAGACATTCAAGATTTACAGGAGAGGATAGGATTAGTTTCTTTTCTTCCTTATGAATGTGGAGAACATGTGGCTTATCAAAGACCAAGCAACTCAACAGAACTGTTAAATCCATGGACCAGCCAAGTTACTACTAACCCTGTACCAGTGTCTGGTGATCCCAACAATCTTGATCTAATTGATACACAACAAGCAGAAATGGTTTTAAGCACTGAAAAACATTCATTATTACCTCCAAACATCAGATTATAA
- the LOC136248916 gene encoding uncharacterized protein isoform X3: MACRKKTNFDRNRIVDAVPDVLQDRIQSLFRKLEDRESSNCKSIGSCKQLKNGLKTLLNLLRKVQTLRTSSDVEKYLANLRCLRVEFLAINNDTGMTGWTSEEAIGILDELRAYAGSRKDVTHSQQKVYETSASNNEPNFGTTYSPSSSLTSTIVDGYSNNGWQDGLNDENESDPNNSRPPADDLVPAVKNAQSPDNDDPPDGGPVEESTDTNNPPQNAALVMPDNNGIINQVIHPFRMLLLMIH, translated from the exons ATGGCATGTAGAAAGAAAACAAACTTTGACCGAAATAGGATAGTAGATGCAGTTCCTGATGTTCTGCAAGATAGGATTCAATCCCTTTTTCGAAAGTTGGAAGATCGTGAGAGTAGCAACTGTAAAAGTATTGGAAGCTGTAAACAATTGAAGAATGGATTGAAGACACTACTAAATCTTCTACGCAAAGTACAAACTTTGCGTACGTCTTCAGATGTAGAGAAGTATTTAGCAAATTTAAGGTGTCTTAGAGTAGAATTTCTTGCCATTAACAATGACACTGGAATGACTGGATGGACGAGTGAAGAAGCCATAGGAATCCTTGATGAATTAAGAGCTTATGCTGGGTCCAGGAAGGATGTGACACATTCACAACAAAAAGTTTATGAAACATCAGCAAGCAACAATGAACCCAATTTTGGCACTACTTATTCTCCTTCATCCTCTCTGACATCCACAATAGTAGACGGGTACAGTAATAATGGCTGG CAGGATGGTTTGAATGATG AAAATGAGTCAGATCCCAATAATAGTCGACCACCGGCTGATGATCTTGTTCCAGCAGTCAAGAATGCACAGTCACCTGATAATGATGATCCACCTGATGGTGGGCCTGTAGAAGAGAGCACTGATACAAATAACCCACCCCAGAATGCTGCTCTTGTTATGCCAGATAATAATGGAATCATTAACCAGGTGATTCACccttt CAGAATGTTGTTATTGATGATCCATTGA